Proteins encoded by one window of Halomonas sp. SH5A2:
- a CDS encoding response regulator, protein MRILLVEDDSSLASGIRLALKPEGYTVDHLSDGVSARSTLLEGIPFDAVILDLGLPRLDGVDVLKAVRLEGNQVPILVLTARDAVDERIAGLDAGADDYLIKPFDVTELTARLRALLRRSHGQVRSLLECQGIRFDPVTLKVSYQGQEASLSRRELTLLQEFMSHPGRVFTRDTLTQLVYGWDEDVESNAIEVHIHHLRRKFFPHVIRTVRGIGYVMDNPG, encoded by the coding sequence ATGCGCATCTTACTGGTCGAGGACGATTCGAGTTTAGCGTCTGGAATACGCCTGGCGCTTAAGCCTGAAGGGTACACGGTTGATCATCTCAGCGATGGTGTGAGTGCTCGCTCAACGCTGCTGGAAGGGATACCCTTCGATGCCGTGATACTTGACCTGGGGCTACCCCGTCTGGATGGCGTCGACGTGCTCAAAGCCGTGAGACTTGAAGGTAACCAGGTGCCTATCCTGGTGCTGACTGCCCGTGATGCGGTCGATGAGCGAATTGCCGGCTTGGATGCCGGCGCCGATGATTACTTGATCAAACCGTTTGATGTCACCGAGCTGACCGCCCGGCTACGCGCTTTATTAAGACGCAGCCACGGGCAAGTCCGTTCGCTACTGGAGTGTCAGGGGATACGCTTTGATCCAGTCACTCTCAAGGTCAGTTATCAAGGACAAGAGGCGTCACTTTCACGCCGCGAACTGACGCTATTGCAGGAATTCATGAGCCACCCTGGGCGTGTATTCACTCGCGATACCTTAACCCAGTTGGTGTACGGGTGGGATGAAGATGTCGAAAGTAATGCCATTGAAGTCCATATTCATCATTTGAGGCGCAAATTTTTCCCCCATGTCATACGTACCGTACGTGGCATTGGTTATGTGATGGATAACCCCGGATGA
- a CDS encoding ATP-binding protein, with product MSSIRYRTLTLVLLVFGVSTLVIGVISYRYAAHQISELSDARLAQHAHLLEGMSQSTALSDDRQAMLSNIENALQRAESADSPYGHRYSNQLAFQLWENDQLLLSSSEAPDITPRQRDTGYSDLTIDQQAWRIYVLNQPDTDQRIVVGERENTRGELIRSVALRTLLPELIGLPLVALLLWWSIGWGLAPLSRMAEQTRTRGPHNLQPLSLATLPRELTPIASALNQLLARIRQIRTREERFIADAAHELRTPLAVLDLHAQNALSARSHEDREEALDHLRDGVTRATRVVSQLLALARLAPETEIQRHYRPANLLTEARETLAELSPLAAERQQQVILHADEALDWQMEAEPGAVETVLQNIVGNAFQHTPTKGVIDIALTATPHHVTLCVDDQGPGIPEQAYSKVRERFQRAGPGAGAGLGLSIVDRVVKRHNGEFTMTNAPQGGLRVCITLQRFPSQHGMISIDPSAS from the coding sequence ATGAGCTCGATTCGATACCGTACCCTCACACTGGTGCTGCTGGTCTTCGGCGTCAGCACGCTGGTGATTGGAGTAATCAGCTACCGCTACGCCGCACATCAAATAAGCGAGCTTTCAGACGCCCGGCTTGCCCAACATGCCCATCTTCTCGAAGGCATGTCGCAATCGACGGCACTGAGTGATGATCGCCAAGCGATGCTGAGCAATATTGAAAATGCATTACAGCGTGCCGAATCCGCCGATTCGCCCTACGGACACCGCTACTCAAACCAGCTTGCCTTTCAGCTGTGGGAAAACGATCAGCTATTGCTAAGCTCTTCAGAAGCGCCCGATATAACACCCCGTCAGCGGGATACGGGCTACTCTGACCTCACCATTGATCAACAGGCATGGCGGATTTATGTTCTTAATCAGCCAGATACTGATCAACGAATTGTCGTCGGCGAGCGCGAAAACACCCGCGGTGAATTGATTCGTTCGGTCGCCCTGCGCACCCTATTACCTGAGCTGATAGGGTTACCCCTGGTCGCCTTGCTATTGTGGTGGAGCATTGGCTGGGGGCTAGCGCCGTTATCGCGAATGGCCGAGCAGACACGGACCCGCGGGCCCCACAACCTTCAGCCTCTGTCGCTTGCGACGCTGCCACGAGAGTTAACCCCGATCGCGAGCGCATTAAATCAATTACTGGCGCGTATCCGCCAAATACGCACCCGCGAAGAGCGCTTTATCGCTGATGCTGCCCACGAATTACGCACGCCGCTCGCCGTACTGGACCTGCACGCGCAAAATGCGTTGAGCGCCCGTAGCCATGAAGACCGTGAAGAAGCGCTTGATCACCTTCGCGATGGCGTTACCCGCGCCACCCGAGTGGTCAGTCAGTTGCTGGCCCTGGCCCGTTTAGCGCCGGAAACGGAGATACAACGCCACTACCGACCAGCCAACTTACTCACCGAGGCACGTGAAACCCTCGCCGAACTCTCGCCGCTAGCCGCCGAACGCCAACAGCAGGTGATCCTGCATGCCGATGAAGCGCTGGACTGGCAGATGGAAGCAGAGCCCGGTGCCGTTGAAACCGTGTTGCAAAATATTGTGGGTAACGCTTTCCAGCACACACCCACTAAGGGCGTTATCGACATTGCCTTAACCGCCACCCCTCATCACGTCACACTCTGCGTGGATGACCAGGGGCCAGGCATCCCGGAACAGGCATACTCGAAGGTGAGAGAACGTTTCCAACGTGCCGGGCCAGGCGCCGGGGCAGGCTTGGGGCTATCCATTGTTGACCGTGTCGTTAAACGCCACAATGGTGAGTTCACCATGACCAACGCGCCTCAGGGCGGCCTACGCGTTTGCATTACGCTTCAGCGTTTTCCTTCACAACACGGAATGATCTCGATCGACCCTAGCGCTTCTTAA
- a CDS encoding CBS domain-containing protein: MNQIIFSPKPLIQLGSTPTLVVPKKPSLSPQSPAISVLTDFSQVRPQWIDGDTPVDQAHQKMRGAGVRLLFVMDSHEHCIGVVTAKEIIGKRRINIAMQQRQLSWEDITAEMIMTPWHTLSAMPINQLSSLSIEDLVISMESFTDQHLLIIEHDDRHDPRIRGIISASDIQAAIGKTINAIPRAQSFADICHVITGHDI, from the coding sequence ATGAACCAGATAATTTTTTCACCCAAACCGTTAATCCAACTAGGGTCGACGCCGACACTGGTTGTCCCGAAAAAGCCGTCGTTATCGCCGCAAAGCCCGGCTATCAGTGTTCTGACCGATTTTAGCCAGGTACGTCCCCAATGGATTGATGGCGATACCCCGGTTGACCAGGCCCACCAAAAAATGCGCGGCGCGGGAGTGCGGTTGCTGTTTGTCATGGATAGCCATGAGCACTGCATCGGGGTTGTTACGGCGAAAGAAATCATTGGCAAGCGGCGGATCAATATCGCCATGCAGCAACGCCAGCTGAGCTGGGAGGACATCACGGCCGAAATGATCATGACCCCCTGGCACACGTTAAGCGCTATGCCGATTAACCAACTCTCGTCGCTGAGCATTGAGGATTTGGTGATATCGATGGAAAGCTTTACGGATCAGCATTTGCTGATTATCGAACATGATGATCGCCACGACCCTCGTATTCGCGGCATCATTTCAGCCAGCGATATTCAAGCGGCGATCGGTAAGACGATCAATGCCATCCCGAGGGCGCAAAGCTTTGCGGATATCTGCCACGTCATAACAGGCCACGATATTTAA
- the nhaD gene encoding sodium:proton antiporter NhaD, translated as MKPPDFGIAGHYCRCAMWLLFALCCLAVPSLSYAAAGSLDLTRSIAGILSVAIFVLAYALVMAEELLHMRKSKPVLVAAGLIWALVAWVYVQAGLPQEAETAFRETLLEYTELLLFLLVAMTYINAMEERRVFDSLRAWLVRKGFSYRSLFWITGVLAFGISAIANNMTTAMLMCAVVLKVAEGDDRFISLCCINVVVAANAGGAFSPFGDITTLMVWQAGQVAFGDFFHLLVPSIVNFMVPAVIMSCFIRNRKPEALSENVWLKRGARRIVVLFLITVAISVLCHSVLHLPPAMGMMFGLGLLQFFGYYLRRSLPRSLERKRERYSRRGDWKKLEQLGSVVPFDIFSRIARSEWDTLLFFYGVVMCVGGLGFIGYLGLLSETLYGGWNPVWANVVLGLISAVVDNIPVMFAVLSMEPDMSLGNWLLITLTAGVGGSLLSMGSAAGVALMGQARGIYTFARHLRWAPAIMLGYIASILTHLWLNAGLF; from the coding sequence ATGAAACCACCTGATTTCGGCATCGCTGGGCATTATTGTCGTTGCGCGATGTGGCTGCTGTTTGCGTTATGCTGTCTTGCTGTTCCTTCCTTGTCTTATGCCGCTGCCGGGTCGCTCGACCTTACCCGTTCTATCGCCGGTATCTTGTCTGTCGCCATATTTGTACTCGCCTATGCGTTAGTCATGGCCGAAGAGCTTTTGCACATGCGCAAATCAAAACCGGTGTTGGTCGCCGCGGGTCTGATTTGGGCATTGGTGGCTTGGGTGTACGTTCAGGCGGGACTGCCCCAAGAGGCGGAAACGGCGTTTCGTGAAACGCTGCTTGAGTACACTGAGCTACTCTTGTTCTTGCTGGTGGCGATGACCTATATCAACGCCATGGAAGAGCGGCGGGTGTTTGACTCTCTGCGCGCATGGCTGGTGCGCAAGGGGTTTAGCTACCGCAGCCTGTTCTGGATTACCGGGGTGCTGGCGTTCGGTATTTCGGCGATCGCCAACAACATGACCACGGCGATGCTGATGTGTGCAGTGGTGCTGAAAGTGGCCGAGGGCGATGATCGTTTTATCAGCCTTTGCTGTATTAACGTGGTGGTTGCCGCCAATGCTGGTGGCGCCTTCAGTCCCTTCGGCGATATCACAACGCTGATGGTCTGGCAGGCTGGCCAGGTCGCCTTTGGTGATTTCTTCCATCTGTTGGTGCCGTCAATTGTCAATTTCATGGTGCCTGCGGTGATCATGAGTTGCTTTATTCGCAACCGAAAACCTGAAGCATTATCGGAAAACGTATGGTTGAAGCGCGGCGCGCGGCGTATCGTCGTGCTGTTCCTGATCACCGTGGCGATTTCGGTTCTCTGTCACTCAGTGCTGCATTTGCCGCCTGCCATGGGCATGATGTTTGGTCTTGGTTTGCTGCAGTTCTTTGGTTACTACTTGCGCCGCAGCTTGCCGCGCTCCCTCGAGCGCAAGCGTGAGCGCTATTCCCGCCGCGGCGATTGGAAAAAGCTTGAGCAACTGGGCAGCGTTGTTCCCTTTGATATCTTCAGCCGGATTGCCCGTTCAGAGTGGGACACACTGCTGTTTTTCTACGGCGTGGTGATGTGTGTGGGCGGTCTGGGTTTTATCGGCTATTTAGGCCTGCTGTCGGAGACCCTTTATGGCGGCTGGAACCCGGTGTGGGCCAACGTGGTATTGGGGTTGATTTCAGCGGTGGTGGACAACATCCCGGTGATGTTCGCGGTACTTTCAATGGAACCGGATATGTCGCTGGGTAACTGGCTGTTGATCACGCTGACGGCAGGAGTCGGGGGCAGTTTGCTATCGATGGGCTCAGCCGCGGGTGTCGCCTTGATGGGCCAGGCCAGGGGGATTTATACCTTTGCCCGTCATCTGCGCTGGGCGCCAGCCATCATGCTGGGCTATATCGCCAGTATTCTTACCCACCTTTGGTTAAATGCCGGGTTGTTTTAA
- a CDS encoding sigma-54 dependent transcriptional regulator yields the protein MIEPTRQLLTAGNSTFLQNTVKQLLGYGWSISHAVNAHEAMELLDKEPCQVGLIAIDPSTSTLPLEIDSSPRLADISWVAIIERNGLSHEKTRERIFNTCYAYQVHPVDARKLDTLMESALAMANLLGAHPLPTLTSLDDEYHIVGNSPTMQLLYRTIAKVAAASAPVLITGESGTGKELTAHAIHTHSPRRHGPFNVVNCGAIPAGLIQSELFGHEKGAFTGANQRKVGIIENSQGGTLFLDEIGDLPLDLQVNLLRFLENLKVLRVGGLKEIPVDVRVLAATHVDLNEAVGRGDFREDLYHRLNVLQVRVPALREHLEDIEALAHFFFQKFSTEKPTRVCGFSHECLTVMLQHHWPGNIRELVNRVRRSMVMCEHKLITPADMGLERRHRLSRDIDTLQQIRDAAEYEAIRAALVRNKHNVLRASLELGVSRVTLYRLIEKHGIEKNGCPDELQTIHASSR from the coding sequence ATGATCGAGCCAACCAGGCAGCTCTTAACAGCAGGAAACTCGACGTTTCTTCAGAACACCGTAAAACAGCTTTTAGGGTATGGCTGGTCAATTAGCCATGCTGTTAATGCACATGAAGCAATGGAATTGCTCGACAAAGAGCCCTGTCAAGTTGGATTGATCGCTATCGATCCGTCAACATCCACCCTTCCTTTGGAAATCGATAGTAGCCCCCGGCTGGCTGACATCTCTTGGGTAGCCATTATCGAACGTAATGGGTTAAGTCACGAGAAGACTCGCGAGCGGATTTTTAATACTTGTTACGCCTATCAAGTCCATCCGGTCGATGCGCGAAAACTCGATACCTTGATGGAGAGTGCGCTGGCAATGGCCAACCTCCTAGGCGCTCACCCCCTCCCGACACTTACTTCTTTAGACGACGAATATCATATCGTTGGCAATAGCCCAACCATGCAACTGCTCTATCGAACGATCGCTAAAGTGGCAGCTGCCAGTGCACCTGTACTGATTACCGGAGAGTCGGGCACAGGAAAGGAGCTCACGGCTCATGCCATTCATACCCATTCACCCAGACGTCATGGGCCGTTTAACGTTGTCAACTGTGGCGCTATACCCGCCGGGCTTATCCAGTCCGAACTCTTCGGTCACGAGAAAGGAGCCTTCACCGGGGCTAATCAGCGCAAGGTCGGCATCATAGAGAATTCGCAGGGAGGTACCCTGTTTCTCGACGAGATCGGCGACCTACCTCTGGATTTACAAGTCAATCTGCTCCGCTTTCTGGAAAACCTCAAAGTGCTGCGAGTCGGTGGGCTTAAAGAGATTCCTGTCGATGTCAGGGTGTTGGCTGCCACCCACGTCGACCTTAATGAGGCCGTCGGCAGGGGCGATTTTCGTGAAGATCTCTATCATCGGCTCAATGTACTTCAAGTCAGGGTACCGGCGCTGAGGGAACACCTTGAAGACATTGAAGCCCTGGCCCACTTTTTCTTCCAGAAGTTCTCAACCGAAAAACCAACCCGAGTCTGTGGATTTAGCCACGAATGTCTCACTGTCATGCTTCAACACCACTGGCCAGGCAACATTCGCGAACTGGTCAACCGGGTTAGACGCTCAATGGTGATGTGTGAGCACAAGCTCATAACACCCGCCGATATGGGGCTGGAAAGGCGACACCGACTTTCCCGGGATATTGATACCCTTCAGCAGATTCGCGACGCGGCAGAGTACGAGGCCATCAGGGCTGCTCTCGTACGCAACAAACACAATGTGCTGCGTGCGTCGCTCGAACTAGGTGTCTCACGCGTCACCTTGTACCGATTAATAGAGAAGCACGGTATCGAAAAGAACGGCTGCCCCGATGAACTGCAAACGATCCATGCCTCTTCCCGCTAG
- a CDS encoding transporter has protein sequence MTPRGTNILCTAGLASFISCAPVLAQQPTEDSQVQPVGQEPEQQEIQPDVQAMAEYGGVLTPKGRLVLEPEFQYSHESINRTTFEGVEILSTLLIGVFTAQDVDRDSYTASLTGRLGFTDRLELEMKVPYVYRDESNRVTVSEVDPDFTLNRELSNNALGDIEVAAHYQLNRGLNGMPYFIGNLRYKTTTGQGPFDIRRNSAGNPLELTTGTGFNSFEPSLTMLVPSAPAVYFANLGYVFNLEDDVNQQVTQNDDDLFIGEVDPGDTVRLSFGMAYSINPKTSFTLGYKNDFIGETTTKFVNNSTGNTTQVSSNTLNVGSLLLGWSYQLNPDVSLNLGLELGITEDAPDTTLSLRMPIGMGLF, from the coding sequence ATGACCCCACGTGGCACTAACATCCTCTGTACCGCCGGCTTGGCATCTTTTATCAGTTGCGCACCGGTGCTGGCACAACAGCCAACTGAGGACTCGCAGGTCCAGCCCGTTGGACAGGAGCCCGAGCAACAGGAGATCCAGCCAGACGTCCAGGCAATGGCAGAATATGGAGGCGTTTTGACGCCCAAGGGCAGACTTGTTCTGGAGCCAGAATTCCAGTATTCCCACGAGAGCATTAACCGAACGACCTTCGAGGGGGTGGAAATATTGAGCACACTGCTAATAGGGGTGTTCACCGCGCAGGATGTCGACCGGGATAGCTATACGGCCTCGCTGACAGGACGACTGGGGTTTACCGACCGCCTGGAACTCGAGATGAAGGTACCTTATGTCTATCGGGATGAATCGAACCGCGTCACGGTCTCCGAGGTTGATCCCGATTTCACCTTGAATCGTGAGCTATCCAACAATGCGCTAGGCGATATCGAAGTAGCCGCCCACTACCAGCTGAACCGTGGCCTGAACGGCATGCCCTACTTCATTGGCAATCTGCGCTACAAGACCACCACCGGTCAAGGCCCCTTCGATATTCGCCGAAATAGCGCCGGCAACCCGCTGGAATTAACCACTGGAACAGGCTTTAATTCCTTCGAGCCCAGCCTCACTATGCTGGTACCCTCCGCACCCGCTGTCTACTTCGCCAATCTTGGCTACGTCTTCAATCTTGAAGATGATGTCAATCAGCAAGTTACTCAAAATGATGACGACCTGTTCATAGGCGAGGTGGATCCCGGAGATACCGTTCGACTGAGTTTCGGCATGGCCTACTCAATCAATCCCAAAACGTCCTTTACGCTGGGCTACAAAAACGACTTTATCGGCGAGACGACAACGAAGTTTGTCAATAACAGTACCGGCAATACGACTCAGGTCAGCTCAAACACTCTGAACGTAGGCTCCCTGCTGCTCGGGTGGTCCTATCAATTGAACCCGGATGTCTCGCTCAACCTGGGCCTGGAACTGGGCATCACCGAAGATGCGCCTGATACGACTCTGAGCCTCCGCATGCCTATTGGCATGGGCCTTTTTTAG
- a CDS encoding C39 family peptidase — protein MKLNRQLCCGMASLFLIGNMIVAHAGQVAIFNRFGSFQVEAKSLQEKGWDRVVRQQYDFSCGSASVATLLTFHYQRETTEAEVFESMIRAGNAEQIQRHGFSMLDMKRYLDAQGLNSDGFRISLDDFIRIGVPAITMVNTAGYKHFVVVKGVDTNNILIGDPAAGTQVVPKDHFESLWDGTVLGVREEIEMARKNFNNEQDWAVRPDSPLSVGVNRSSLGASLLTLPARNEMGR, from the coding sequence ATGAAGCTAAATCGACAACTTTGCTGTGGCATGGCGTCACTTTTTCTTATCGGCAATATGATAGTTGCCCATGCCGGACAGGTCGCCATATTCAATCGTTTCGGTAGTTTTCAGGTCGAGGCCAAGAGCTTGCAGGAAAAGGGTTGGGACAGAGTCGTTCGCCAGCAATATGATTTCAGCTGTGGTTCTGCGTCCGTTGCCACCTTGCTGACGTTTCATTATCAGCGCGAGACCACCGAAGCAGAGGTTTTTGAAAGCATGATTCGAGCCGGGAATGCCGAGCAGATCCAACGACATGGCTTTTCCATGTTGGATATGAAGCGTTATCTGGATGCTCAGGGGCTCAACTCTGATGGATTCAGAATCAGCCTGGATGACTTTATCCGCATTGGCGTGCCCGCCATAACGATGGTGAACACGGCAGGTTATAAGCATTTTGTCGTCGTGAAGGGTGTGGACACCAATAACATTCTGATAGGGGATCCCGCGGCGGGTACTCAAGTGGTGCCCAAGGACCACTTTGAATCGCTGTGGGACGGAACGGTTCTGGGCGTGCGCGAGGAAATCGAGATGGCCCGGAAAAATTTCAATAACGAGCAGGATTGGGCCGTGCGCCCTGATTCACCTCTATCCGTAGGCGTGAACCGTTCAAGCCTCGGTGCCAGTCTGCTGACCCTGCCCGCCAGGAATGAGATGGGTCGTTAA
- the glmS gene encoding glutamine--fructose-6-phosphate transaminase (isomerizing): MCGIVGAVAQRNVQGILLEGLKRLEYRGYDSAGMTVYDGRSLTRHRATGKVAALSSKLDEAALPGKSGIAHTRWATHGKPSEANAHPHQSGDQVAVVHNGIIENYEAIKDRLQASGYRFTSETDTEVIAHLLAEKLDSGLSLFDATQQIINGLGGAYALGVMSANAPDVVVGARQGSPLVVGVGIDEAFLASDPLALLQVTDRFIYLEEGDLVELREQGAIRIVDRDGKAVERPIQTFEHGDGAASKGNYRHFMLKEIFEQPDVIRAALEGRLSDDHVLVESFGPDAPAIFQSTKQIHIIACGTSYHAGLVARYWLERYAGIPVQVEVASEYRYRYPVVPEGTLFVTLSQSGETADTLAALRYAKQLDYVGTLAICNVPGSSLVRESDVTLMTRAGPEIGVASTKAFTTQLIGLMLLTLSISRVHGRDDHHADIVSALKALPALCQQVLALDPAIELLSEAFAEKHHALFLGRGAHFPVALEGALKLKEISYIHAEAYPAGELKHGPLALVDADMPVISVAPNDDLLEKLKSNLQEVRARGGQLFVFADEQVGIEERDDIRVLRLPHIHEALTPLLYTLPLQLLSYHVAVLKGTDVDQPRNLAKSVTVE; encoded by the coding sequence ATGTGTGGCATAGTCGGCGCCGTTGCCCAGCGCAACGTCCAGGGAATTTTATTAGAAGGACTGAAACGTCTCGAATACCGCGGCTACGACTCGGCGGGTATGACGGTTTATGATGGCCGTTCGCTGACGCGCCACCGGGCGACAGGTAAGGTAGCAGCGCTTTCAAGTAAGCTCGATGAAGCTGCATTACCAGGAAAGTCAGGGATTGCCCATACCCGCTGGGCTACTCATGGAAAACCCTCTGAGGCCAATGCGCACCCTCATCAAAGCGGTGACCAAGTTGCCGTTGTACACAATGGCATTATCGAAAATTACGAAGCTATTAAAGACCGGCTTCAAGCCAGCGGCTACCGTTTTACCTCTGAAACCGATACTGAAGTTATTGCTCACTTACTCGCCGAAAAGCTGGATAGCGGCCTTAGTTTATTTGATGCCACCCAGCAGATTATCAACGGCTTGGGCGGCGCTTATGCGTTAGGCGTGATGAGCGCCAATGCCCCGGATGTTGTCGTCGGCGCACGGCAGGGCAGCCCTCTGGTTGTTGGTGTCGGTATTGATGAAGCATTTTTAGCTTCAGACCCTTTGGCGCTGTTGCAGGTTACCGACCGATTCATTTATTTGGAGGAAGGTGATCTGGTCGAGTTACGAGAGCAGGGTGCTATTCGTATCGTCGACCGCGATGGAAAAGCGGTTGAACGACCAATTCAGACATTTGAGCATGGCGACGGCGCGGCGAGTAAAGGCAACTACCGTCATTTCATGCTAAAAGAAATCTTCGAGCAGCCTGATGTGATCCGAGCCGCGCTTGAAGGGCGTTTAAGCGATGATCACGTCTTGGTTGAAAGCTTTGGCCCCGATGCTCCAGCTATTTTTCAATCCACCAAGCAAATCCATATTATTGCCTGTGGCACCAGCTATCATGCTGGCCTGGTGGCACGCTACTGGTTAGAGCGTTATGCCGGTATCCCCGTACAGGTGGAAGTCGCGTCCGAGTATCGCTACCGCTATCCCGTGGTTCCGGAAGGTACGTTATTTGTGACGCTTTCCCAGTCCGGTGAAACCGCCGATACCCTGGCGGCACTGCGCTATGCAAAACAGCTGGATTACGTGGGTACGCTGGCCATTTGTAACGTGCCAGGTAGCTCATTGGTGCGCGAATCGGATGTGACCCTGATGACTCGTGCAGGTCCTGAAATTGGTGTCGCGTCGACCAAAGCTTTTACCACCCAGCTTATCGGACTGATGTTGCTGACACTGTCGATCAGCAGGGTACATGGACGCGATGATCATCACGCCGATATTGTATCGGCGCTAAAGGCCTTACCCGCACTTTGCCAACAAGTGCTGGCGTTGGACCCGGCAATCGAATTGCTGTCAGAGGCGTTTGCTGAAAAACATCACGCGCTATTTTTGGGGCGTGGTGCCCACTTTCCGGTTGCCCTTGAAGGTGCACTGAAGCTTAAAGAAATTTCCTATATCCATGCGGAAGCCTACCCGGCCGGAGAGCTGAAGCATGGTCCACTGGCGCTGGTGGATGCCGATATGCCGGTGATTTCGGTAGCCCCTAACGACGATTTGCTGGAAAAACTCAAGTCCAATCTTCAGGAAGTTCGGGCGCGGGGAGGACAGCTGTTTGTGTTTGCCGACGAGCAGGTGGGGATTGAAGAACGCGACGATATTCGGGTATTACGCTTGCCGCATATCCACGAAGCGCTGACCCCGTTGCTGTACACGTTGCCGTTGCAATTGTTGAGCTATCATGTCGCGGTTCTAAAAGGTACTGACGTGGACCAGCCGCGAAACCTGGCGAAAAGCGTCACGGTAGAGTAG
- the glmU gene encoding bifunctional UDP-N-acetylglucosamine diphosphorylase/glucosamine-1-phosphate N-acetyltransferase GlmU, whose protein sequence is MQELDIVILAAGKGTRMRSQTPKVLHTLAGKPMVQHVLDTAAGLRPSRTHVVIGHGADQLREALVDYPVKFAVQAEQKGTGHAVAQALPQLGSGKVLVLYGDVPLIHRDSLAALLDQVDDQHMGLLTVTLEDPAGYGRIVRNSEGEAVAIVEQKDASQEQLAITECNTGMMAMTSEQLKRWMPRLSADNAQGEYYLTDVIAMAESDGVTVCTAQPSTAIEVEGVNNRAQMARLERAYQAQVAEKLMEQGVALADPARLDVRGSLNCGHDVFIDVGCVFEGEVELGEGVRIGPYCVIKNSTIGAESSVDSHSVIEHTVAAGLNQIGPFARLRPGTRLAVKAKVGNFVETKNADVGEGSKINHLSYVGDARLGRGVNVGAGTITCNYDGANKHRTAIGDHAFIGSNTALVAPVSIGEGATVGAGSTIAKDVSDNALAVSRGRQLEKSDWQRPLKHHD, encoded by the coding sequence ATGCAAGAACTCGATATTGTCATTCTCGCGGCCGGTAAAGGCACGCGAATGCGTTCTCAGACCCCCAAGGTGCTGCATACGCTGGCGGGTAAGCCAATGGTTCAGCATGTGCTGGATACGGCCGCAGGACTACGTCCATCGCGCACGCATGTCGTGATTGGCCATGGCGCCGACCAACTGCGCGAGGCGCTGGTTGATTATCCCGTGAAGTTTGCTGTTCAGGCCGAGCAAAAAGGCACTGGTCACGCGGTCGCCCAAGCGCTACCGCAGTTGGGCAGTGGTAAAGTCCTGGTGCTGTACGGCGATGTCCCATTGATCCACCGTGATTCACTGGCGGCGTTGCTGGATCAGGTGGATGATCAGCATATGGGGCTTTTAACCGTTACGTTAGAAGACCCCGCTGGCTATGGGCGTATTGTGCGCAATTCAGAAGGCGAGGCCGTGGCGATCGTTGAGCAGAAAGACGCCAGCCAGGAGCAACTTGCCATTACTGAGTGCAACACGGGCATGATGGCGATGACCAGCGAGCAATTGAAACGCTGGATGCCTCGGCTTTCGGCGGATAATGCCCAGGGCGAGTATTACCTGACCGATGTGATTGCCATGGCCGAAAGCGACGGTGTCACGGTTTGCACCGCCCAACCTTCCACCGCCATCGAGGTCGAAGGCGTCAATAACCGCGCCCAGATGGCACGCCTGGAACGCGCCTATCAGGCCCAAGTCGCTGAGAAACTCATGGAGCAGGGAGTGGCGTTGGCTGACCCGGCACGGCTTGATGTGCGCGGCAGCCTGAACTGTGGCCACGATGTGTTTATTGATGTGGGCTGCGTGTTTGAAGGCGAGGTTGAATTAGGTGAGGGGGTGCGTATTGGTCCCTACTGCGTGATTAAAAATAGTACGATCGGTGCCGAGAGCAGCGTGGATTCGCATAGTGTTATCGAGCACACAGTGGCCGCTGGACTTAATCAGATTGGGCCCTTTGCTCGATTGCGCCCCGGTACCCGGTTAGCGGTCAAAGCAAAAGTCGGTAATTTTGTCGAGACAAAAAATGCCGATGTCGGTGAAGGGAGTAAAATTAATCACTTGAGCTACGTGGGTGATGCGCGTCTGGGGCGTGGTGTTAATGTTGGTGCGGGTACTATCACGTGTAACTACGATGGCGCGAACAAGCATCGAACAGCGATTGGTGATCATGCCTTCATCGGTTCGAATACCGCCCTGGTGGCGCCAGTGTCGATTGGAGAGGGTGCCACGGTGGGGGCTGGCTCGACTATCGCTAAAGACGTCAGCGATAATGCTCTGGCCGTATCGCGGGGGCGTCAACTCGAGAAAAGTGACTGGCAGCGTCCACTCAAGCATCACGACTGA